From the genome of Lytechinus pictus isolate F3 Inbred chromosome 4, Lp3.0, whole genome shotgun sequence:
aattgaATCATtattgaaacagaaaaaaatgctATTTATTAGTTCTCAGATCTGTAGATCGAGTTATCAACCTTGAGAGCTTATGATAATGAAAGTTTTGAcgtgttattttctttttgaaatttagatACTGTTCAGcaatttgattaatttatgtatgtatgtaggtgtgtatgtatgtatgtgtgggTGCGTGCGTGTACgggtgtatgtatgtgtgtatgtatgtatttatgtatttatttatttattcattcattcattcattcactgcTAGTATTATTTTTCGGGGGGTATCCTTTATTCAAATCGTTCATACTTGCTAATGCGtgttatatgacacctagataaaTCATTGCCATTTggttggttgtttgatatcgatcattctgtccattttacaatgacgtcatcaaccttACAATTTTGGAttcattcatcgtgcaattttggatccataggAGATTTGTAAATTGCACTACTAGTGTGTGTAGCGCGCATGCTGTATGTACTGACAATCAACTGAACGAGcatattttgcatcgaaattaataaatttcatttcattttttttggtgtcatataagtcaaataatgaatgttcttttcattcgagcagtggacagaatacttcattcggtgaaagatgaaatgaatgattcattcaactcggctacgcctcgttgaatggttCGTTTCATCTTTCACTACATGAAgcattctgtccattgcacgcatgattatttattatttgttcaatgtaTCATGTGACTTTAgccaaatgaaagaaaagactCTTTTCGATGATATGTCATTTGTTATGATGCATCGACAATTCTCGGTGTCGTTTTTATGGACCGCGTAATGTGTATTAACTCTGGAAATAAATGTCAACATAGCGTTaaaccttgaaattattttttaatttacttgaaATCGACTTTTTTAATAATGGGTCTATTTTCTATTCGCGCTTCACGAACCCGCTCAATTTATTGATAGTGTGCGGTGGGAACAAAACCATATTCGAGACTAAAATTTTGCCATCATGGTAATTTCTGTAATTAATTGGATGACATTGACGTTGCTAACAACAAATAAGGATGGACCTACCGGTTGTTATGGGAGTTGGCCGATATCTATTGAGTAAAGCTTGCGTGCATCCACCGCGTGGTCTGGTACATGAGATGCGAGGTATATAACAGCTGCCTGGAAACAGATCGCCTCCATTACTCACCTAGCCCTTATAGACGTGTTTCATCATAATAGACGATCGTTCTTAAAATCAAGTCATCATGGTAAGTTCTTTAAAACCATTTCtgcttattcaaataaaaaaaggttagtTGAGAGTGGCGTGTTATGTTCATGGAAGATTATAGTGACCCTCCCTGGCGTATATAGGTTCTAACTCACGCCCTGTCTTCCGAGaatcgtgtgttcgaatcccatcgcAACGTTAATCCTCTTTGGAAAGCCGTCCGCCTTCCCTTTTACGAAAAGAAGCTTTGACTCAGCGATGCTCAGAGCTTCAAGACCAGAGAAAATGTATCATCAAaggcccttcatgacaaagaacaaccaagaagtctttgtcgcaAACCGGGGAATCGAAACAGCAGTTTAGTATTTAATTCATGACAAACGATAGGCCTACATTTGCAATTTTCCATTAACTCTGAAACTAGGCTTCTGATGTTTCTGGTCAACAAATTTCGCGCAGATATCCTAGGTGTTCTTTGTCATCTAACGGGCATTTTACAATACATTTACTCTGTTTCTTGAATCCTCCGTTCGTCGCAGAGCTGAAAATCTCTTTTGTCGACCTGTGGGTGCTACGTGGTATCCGGTAGGTTGTGAAAGTCAATGGCATATTTGAACTTGAGCTGTTGCTAGAATGCTCATGAGAGCagaaaaaatcaattcaattgtGTTCGGGCAAACCAGAATCATATGACCGGTGTGTCGGCAGAGTGTTTAAAGACTCTTTAGATTCTCTGCCGCCATTTATCCAGGGTGAGTATGTGTCTTTCGAGCATATCAAatactatacacaacaaaaaaagtaagtcccccctaaatcaaattgctgtaacttttgaacggaattattttgagatatgatattccgtaggtggttttctacactcattaagcaactcctggagaaaaataagattgatcggttgagtcatgcatgagtaattaaagattgaataaaaaatgacaatttttgaaagtcacaagagtcgtttttcagattgtgcaaatacaaagttgggcatatgttgtctttaggtgaattttatggtgttatggtgttttactatccatcatttagccactccacacacaattttgatatcatatgttcatggttcagtgagcacaatgtattgcaggggccgcgggggggggggaggggggggggctgggcagggagcttcagtccccccccccccccacttttttccaaaagcatgtacaaaaatgtaaaaatgaccatacgattgtgatttttttgcatggtcagcccccccccccattttgaaaaCCCCTTCCCcagcccctgtattgtgacgtatcatcataggggtttgtggtagtatcctctacaacttgttagatcatgttaaaatttgaaaatgttggtggctcccccgattataggcccctcccccattttaaaattctggacccaccactgatttgtccatgaattaaactgatcatgagaaattgttaggaaaagaatacatttatgcagtataaagagtattcattcctaagttttcgaatgtgctcgctcaaccatgaaaataattaaagtttggaaagtgtgtggtgatagaaatgatggatgataaaacaatagcaattaaagtcttatttgaaaccgaatttgcccccaatattctcTTTATTACccttaaaatgagtctgtgacattgaaaataccaattttcccactttgatgcgtgctcactcatccataaataaacaaatcgatttcatttttgcacagaattatGCCTATAGGTTGATAATCATTagtgccaaatgacattgctaaagacagccgtgaaaaaaagttccaccatattgaataaggggttacttattcttaaacatgtgcactcataatgtacacaagtctatgagagatgaagtcaaaatttttgcaaatatgaaatgagggtttgtttcatggacggtttttcttacttctgccaatagttatttcatgaaacttcgtacatggcttcagagtaacactatacaaaaggcgcgcacaccaaaataaccattcgatacgacacagagtggggccaaggccttgaactttcttctcatttgcataattttcgaatattgtgtgctcactgatgcattaaacatcgggattttcataaaaatcaaatcgaatgaactatgcaaggaggtttgtgacagatatccatagtaacaaactgcatttttccaataacgtaaaaaagagctaatcgcattccacatgttcattcaagcgtggatatttaattaaacgcctttgaatcattgaagcatgttaattggtcatgaacataacgaaaaagttgagaaaagatcattttcagttcccaaaatgaaccaatacttgcctatgatatttaaaaaacgtattttttgttttcaataaatgttcattgaaccgtgaaacgatgaatattgttgaagaaactcttccaaaaataactgtcatcatattttatcatttttattcatataaatgtgtaaaaaatcaaattatagcaaatttcgacttgtgtttattcaaccgtaaaatttagccaaaaaagttgtatcgtcttttagagagtaccttttacaagccttctgactattttttatgatgagaatgtggaataagttccaataaaatggaatcaaagtcatgatatttggcttgtgacttttgaaaagtgacatttttgccttctgacggtgctcactgaagcatgaagtgaaatacgtccataacgtttactcagagggtagcttataaaattacctacacgctcatgtaaaaatatattaaaaactcgcattggttcggaaattattgatgttttgggggacttactttttttgttgtgtatattttaaCGTTTCTATGCGCCTGCAAAAAACATAGATTTATTATCCTCGATCCCTTTAGCCCGGAAAGCATTTAGCAAAACACGAACACTTATAGGAATACATTCTTACCAGGTAGACATTTACCTTACCTGGATTGAGTGAGGCACAATATTggtcaatttcttgctgaaggaaattccgcaatggctgggattcgaaccctagACCCTCTGTTACAAAATGAGAAGAGTAATTTTCTATGCCATAACGCTCCACAATACACCTAAGTTTAGAATTCTTAAGAAATATGTTTCGTCATGGAAGTCTTTGCAATTTTTATTCTCCAGCGTGAATGTATTTCTCTCCATGTTGGTCAAGCCGGAGTCCAGATGGGCAATGCCTGCTGGGAGTTGTACTGTCTTGAGCATGGCATCCAGCCTGATGGTCAGATGCCCTCAGACAAGACCATCGGAGGTGGTGATGACTCCTTCAACACCTTCTTTAGTGAAACTGGAGCTGGAAAGCATGTTCCTCGCGCCATTTTCCTTGACCTCGAACCAACTGTTGTAGGTAAGCGCTTGAAACTTCTTTAATTCTATCTCATGCACTGCCACTCTGAAAATTTGGTGTGATCCACGTTACAAGATTACTAATCTGAGGTCGTCTGAAAAAAACATCACCAGgctaatcatttttttcacattcaTTTAACCTTCGGATACGAGAAGTATAAAGAAGAGTTAGAATATAGGTCtgaacatggacctattacgaataataggtccatggtctgaaAGAGTGAAGAATCACACTTTACGAGGAAAAATGTGAAGACATATACGCCACATCTGGCTTTCCAGCGAACCTTTGTAAGAATTAGGGCAAttcgaaattttaaaaaaaatattgattttaatattttgctaTGTTGTTTTCATGTTGATCCAACACAATAACATATCAAACTCAAACATATAGTAATGGACCGTTATTATGATTGAATGGGCAACAATGGTATTAAAAGGTATATTCTTTGTTCGTTCTATAGACGAAGTTCGCACTGGGACGTACCGTCAACTCTTCCACCCTGAGCAGCTGATTTCCGGCAAAGAAGACGCAGCTAACAACTACGCCCGAGGTCACTACACCGTCGGGAAAGAGTTGATCGATATAGTTCTGGACAGGGTTAGGAAGTTGGCTGACCAGTGCACTGGACTCCAAGGATTCCTAATCTTTCACAGCTTTGGTGGAGGCACCGGCTCAGGATTTACATCCCTGCTCATGGAGCGTCTGTCTGTTGACTACGGGAAGAAGTCTAAGCTCGAGTTCGCCATCTATCCTGCACCCCAGATCTCAACCGCAGTTGTAGAACCCTACAACTCGATCTTGACTACCCATACTACCCTGGAGCACTCCGACTGTGCCTTCATGGTCGACAACGAGGCTATCTACGATATCTGTCGTCGTAACCTCGACATCGAACGGCCGACTTACACCAACCTCAATCGTCTCATTGGGCAGATCGTATCGTCAATTACTGCTTCTCTGCGATTTGATGGCGCCCTTAACGTCGATCTTACTGAATTCCAGACGAATTTGGTTCCTTATCCGCGAATTCATTTCCCTCTGGCTACCTATGCACCAGTTATTTCTGCTGAAAAGGCCTATCATGAGCAGTTGTCTGTTGCTGAAATTACTAACGCCTGTTTCGAGCCCGCCAACCAGATGGTAAAGTGTGATCCCCGGCATGGCAAGTACATGGCCTGCTGTCTCCTGTACCGTGGTGATGTCGTCCCCAAGGATGTCAACGCTGCCATCGCTACCATCAAGACCAAGCGTACCATCCAGTTCGTCGACTGGTGTCCAACTGGTTTCAAGGTCGGTATCAACTACCAACCACCCACCGTCGTTCCCGGTGGTGATCTTGCCAAGGTCCAGCGTGCTGTCTGTATGTTGAGCAACACTACCGCCATTGCCGAGGCATGGGCTCGTCTTGACCATAAGTTCGATCTGATGTACGCCAAGCGTGCTTTCGTCCATTGGTACGTCGGAGAGGGTATGGAAGAAGGAGAATTCTCTGAGGCTCGTGAAGATTTGGCTGCTCTCGAAAAGGACTACGAAGAGGTCGGAACTGACTCccacgaagaagaagaaggagaggaaggaGATGAATACTAAGCTTTGATGTTTGATTTGTCTTACCTTATTCGactttgatttttatcaatCAACATCGTGATGATggtatttgatttgtttttcctCGCCGTGTCTCTTtctgtgaatgtatagtatgttATCTCGCGCGTTCCATCTAATATGAATGTTTTCATgacaaaatttaacaaaacaaaataatgtgaagGTGCGCATCAAGGATGTCACAATGCGGATAAAggggaggattttttttttcgaatttgTAGAAGACTGAATAGTAAAACTAAAGAGGGAtctaactttaaaaaaaatcctaataGTGTCAACAGAGCATAATGAGGGGGCAAATCCTTACTTAAAAATGCAAGGTTTTTCCATTATAATTCTCAAAAGGGGATACTCAGGGGGAGGCACTTCTCATTTGCCCCCCATCCTCCCTCACTCCCGTTAAGCCAATGGGtatatttgtgtgtgtattttgtGTGTATTACGATAATAAGAGGGTAATTGCAATATTTTCGTATTTTCTCTTCAACATTGTCTGAATTATTATACGTTGCAGTcataccaacgaaaccgacccCATTTTGACCGATGGTTTGTCATTGATAATAACGTAATAAGTCTCGAATTGGTTACAGCATTGTGGCTGAAGcggttttttatttcattccttttttgtcCGCGATggtaaaattcatatttgaatGTTAATTTTCCAGTCGTAatgtaaaaatcaaatttgcgcCCGATCTCCACTAGCAAAATTTCATAATGTTCATATGATCAAATCATATTGAAACGACGGATTGCAAAAGTCCGTTAGAGATTGAACAAATTTTAATCAGACATGGAAATTTTGATGGAGAATGACAAacttatcattttttatataatatgttgttctAGATCAATAAACACAGAGACTAGATTTTATGATCAAGTCAGTAAGGAATAATtatgaacaaaacaaattgaatcaAATAGTATCAAACTCATGAATAATCATACTTAATTGTCAGAATTAAAGAAATGTACTTTCTTGCCTTTCAAATGTGTAATAAAGTTTACAATATGAATCTGTTCTGAAATTTTATTGTCATAAATGGAGTAATAATTCTCATTTTCTTTATCCAAAGTTGATCGATTATGATTTAAAGTGACCAAAGTGagtgtttaaaaaatgatttaagtgTGATATAAGAATCGAACTCAAGTTCCCAATTACGTTTGGTATATCAAGTTATCATAAGATATGAATTGTTAGATAATatattaataaacataataatactataataataaaaattataattacgaattaataataagaagaagaaggagaagaagaaggagaagaaaaagaagaagaaaaagaagaagaagaagaagaactaaGAAAACTAAATACATAAAAGATCTCATAATTTACTTtgggcgacttattgttggttttggggtggcaggtcacatatgAATGTCTGTAATGTCTCTAATCCTCCCTTgacatgatttgatttgatttgatttattgatttccgtttcacaataattgtaaataattatgataaatataacataacaaggtcgaaaatactgcaagacataataaaatatatatataacataattttAGATTTAAGAaacacaattcaataaataaagttacctaagatgacatttgtatttaaaagtaaaacggagggtcttgccgaaaaaaagcaaagcttgtacaaaaggcaagcccctaacttagtttcattacaaaattacaacaaagaAATATTGGGTCGTAATGATATATAgaacttttatttaaaaatgaatacaaataattattgCGCACTTTACAAAAAAGTAACTGATGGATCGtgtgagaaatattttgttttataatattagggagagagggggaggtgaGAGGGAGAAGAGGGGAGGGACAGAGAAGTGCAGTGTACATTACGTAGAAAGAAAGCGGACAGCAGGAGCAGGTACTTTGGCtaattgcaattttaagaagaaaaaaagtaataacaaacaatatgcatgtatatgtatataatatgagCGCTTATAATACGCATATACACAAAAGCCGAGTATAATTAAATCAGTTATTCAACTTGACCTGTTTGCAACGAATATtgcaaaattaacatttttattaacaTGCATGCTTCAGTTTCGGTAATTACCCCAGtgttaaattatttttgaaaactttaacaAAATCGGGGAAACTCCATCAAAAGTGGTCCGGAGAGGCGTAggcctattatcattatcatgattacctTGGGTAAGATTTTCTGGAGAAATGAGATTGTCATGAGAGTGAAAACAAAAGGTGGAGGGTAAAGAGAATGATAGATAATAGAGAGGGGGATGCAAAGAAGGTCAGCCAGTAAGATTGATAGAGGGattgagagagggggagaggggggttAGAGAGATGGGGGTAGAGAgatggagggggagagagaatggCAAGAAGGTCAGCCGGTAAGATTGAGAGAGAGTGGaataaaaaacgttttcaaATGTCTCCAcatcggtaaattgccaattcgtctacagccaactcgtccactcaccacatggtctatcttcatttagtctaatgccattccgtccatcaacatttcgtctaacaaccagtTCCACtggccatttggtccaattaccacttcgtctaatcaccagttcgtctatgaccatttcgcctcataaccagttggtctaaaacccattttattttcattaattttgcccaattaacactaagtaataattaataattaataataataataataattgttaatTTATATTGCGCAATTTCTATTTGGATATACTCAACTGTGCATTACAATACATAACAGAAAAGcagaaaaacaattattaacaGTATACGCAAAAATTTTAGAAGTAAATTTAAGCTCGCTAAATTAATCGAAGAAAAATAAGTAAAGATTAATTATTTCtacaaaatacataacaaaaaagTGACTTATTTATTAAAAACTCTCTTGATAGAGGTgggatttcagtttagttttAAATAAGTTGACAGAGGATGCATTTCTTATTGAGGAAGGGAGACTATTCCAGAGTTTGGGTGCAGCACTGAAAAAGGCACGGTCACCTAGTGTAATCTTTGTTTTACATGGTGGGAGACTGAGGAGCATTGTGTCATGGGAACTACGAAGCCCGTAAGACTGGGTGGGTGATTTTAATTTAAGGAGTTCACTGAGATAGGTGGGGGCCATGTCATGTAGTATCTTATATGTTAGGagcattattttgaatttgattcgCTGACGTACTGGAAGCCAATGTAGATCGTGGAGTAGGGGCCTTACATGGGAAAATTTGGGGGAATTACAAATGAGTCTGGCACATGCATTTTGAACACGCTGTAATTTGTTTATCTAAGAATCTGGTAAGCCAAAAAGTAGTCCATTACAATAATCCAATTTTCTTGTTA
Proteins encoded in this window:
- the LOC129258712 gene encoding tubulin alpha-1 chain-like, producing MRECISLHVGQAGVQMGNACWELYCLEHGIQPDGQMPSDKTIGGGDDSFNTFFSETGAGKHVPRAIFLDLEPTVVDEVRTGTYRQLFHPEQLISGKEDAANNYARGHYTVGKELIDIVLDRVRKLADQCTGLQGFLIFHSFGGGTGSGFTSLLMERLSVDYGKKSKLEFAIYPAPQISTAVVEPYNSILTTHTTLEHSDCAFMVDNEAIYDICRRNLDIERPTYTNLNRLIGQIVSSITASLRFDGALNVDLTEFQTNLVPYPRIHFPLATYAPVISAEKAYHEQLSVAEITNACFEPANQMVKCDPRHGKYMACCLLYRGDVVPKDVNAAIATIKTKRTIQFVDWCPTGFKVGINYQPPTVVPGGDLAKVQRAVCMLSNTTAIAEAWARLDHKFDLMYAKRAFVHWYVGEGMEEGEFSEAREDLAALEKDYEEVGTDSHEEEEGEEGDEY